The Rhizobium sp. SL42 genome includes a region encoding these proteins:
- a CDS encoding acyl-homoserine-lactone synthase, which produces MRVIAFKSPKDEVEKRLIHEMYRLCARMLSGLLARKVLFGFCMQADTFDGVNTAYPFYWDPTDPAVGCALPVAAEGGSRMRNVFPQRLSAGHRSTPRRIIESARSSVDTRSIADREQGGLHLAIFVMFAEIAEWSIRSGFRKIGKATDFRLDRIFRRTVWLFIRLGPPSQIDETGSVAGLVPADRQSFDPLRPSSHSSHVASLQEKAV; this is translated from the coding sequence ATGCGCGTCATAGCCTTCAAGAGCCCAAAGGACGAAGTTGAAAAGCGTCTCATCCACGAAATGTACCGGCTGTGCGCCCGCATGTTGTCAGGGCTGCTGGCACGGAAAGTCCTGTTCGGCTTCTGTATGCAAGCCGACACTTTCGACGGAGTGAACACCGCCTACCCTTTCTACTGGGATCCGACTGACCCAGCTGTCGGCTGTGCACTTCCCGTAGCAGCAGAAGGCGGATCAAGGATGCGAAACGTCTTTCCGCAGCGTTTGTCAGCAGGTCACCGGTCTACGCCTCGGAGAATAATCGAAAGTGCTCGCTCCAGCGTCGATACCAGATCGATTGCCGACCGGGAGCAGGGCGGTCTCCATTTGGCGATCTTCGTGATGTTCGCCGAAATCGCTGAGTGGAGCATTCGCAGCGGTTTCCGCAAAATCGGCAAGGCAACAGACTTCCGGCTCGATCGCATATTTCGGCGAACCGTTTGGCTTTTCATCCGTCTGGGGCCGCCCTCACAGATCGATGAAACTGGAAGCGTCGCCGGCCTCGTGCCCGCCGACCGACAAAGCTTCGATCCGCTTCGACCCAGCAGCCATTCTTCGCACGTCGCAAGCCTTCAAGAGAAGGCGGTTTGA
- a CDS encoding conjugal transfer protein TrbD — MGLHHNRIHRALSRPNLLMGADRELVLITGLAAVILIFVVLTVYSALFGVAVWIVIVGLLRMMAKSDPLMRKVYARHISYKHHYRPTTAPWRKY; from the coding sequence ATGGGACTCCACCACAATCGCATCCATCGCGCTCTGTCACGGCCGAACCTCTTGATGGGCGCCGACCGTGAACTAGTGCTGATCACTGGGCTTGCCGCTGTGATCCTGATCTTCGTCGTGCTGACGGTCTACTCAGCGCTCTTTGGCGTGGCGGTCTGGATCGTCATCGTTGGCCTGCTTCGGATGATGGCCAAGTCCGATCCCCTCATGCGGAAAGTCTACGCCCGTCACATTTCCTACAAGCACCACTATCGGCCGACGACCGCGCCGTGGCGGAAATACTGA
- a CDS encoding TrbC/VirB2 family protein: protein MPHKRSFLTIALITLASIAAASPAFASSGGSLPWEGPLEQIQESITGPVAGYIALAAVAIAGGMLIFGGELNDFARRLMYVVLVAGILLGATTIVGLFGATGASISLSREPVMQLASDLEGEGA from the coding sequence ATGCCGCATAAGAGATCATTCCTGACAATCGCACTTATTACTCTGGCATCGATCGCCGCAGCATCCCCTGCTTTCGCAAGCTCTGGCGGAAGTCTTCCATGGGAAGGGCCGCTCGAGCAGATCCAGGAATCCATCACCGGCCCGGTCGCAGGCTACATTGCTCTGGCCGCTGTCGCTATTGCCGGCGGCATGCTGATCTTCGGTGGCGAGCTCAACGATTTTGCCCGCAGGCTGATGTACGTCGTCCTCGTCGCGGGCATTCTGCTCGGTGCCACGACAATCGTCGGCCTCTTCGGCGCGACCGGTGCGTCGATCAGCTTGTCTAGGGAGCCGGTCATGCAACTTGCTTCGGACCTCGAAGGGGAGGGGGCTTGA
- a CDS encoding conjugal transfer protein TrbE, with protein sequence MAALKRFRTTGPSFADLVPYAGLVDNGVLLLKDGSLMAGWYFAGPDAESATDLERNELSRQINVILSRLGTGWMIQVEAVRVPTVDYPSPDQCHFPDPVTRAIDAERRSHFQRAQGHFESKHAIILTYRPLESKKTAFAKYIYSDEESRKKSYADTVLFVFRNAIREIEQYLANTLSIARMQTREVRERGGERTARYDELFQFVRFCITGESHPVRLPEVPMYLDWLVTGELQHGLTPKLENRFLAVVAIDGLPAESWPGILNNLDLMPLTYRWSSRFIFLDAEEARQKLERTRKKWQQKVRPFFDQLFQTQSRSVDQDAMTMVAETEDAIAQASSQLVAYGYYTPVVILFDKNREALQEKAEAIRRLLQAEGFGARVETLNATDAFLGSLPGNWYANIREPLINTSNLADLVPLNSVWSGNPVNPCPFYPPNSPPLMQVASGSTPFRLNLHVDDVGHTLIFGPTGSGKSTLLALIAAQFRRYEFAQVFAFDKGNSLLPLTLAAGGDHYEIGNDQSGEERALAFCPLFDLSTDGDRAWATGWLEMLVALQGVTITPDHRNAISRQIGLMATAPGKSLSDFVSGVQMREIKDALHHYTVDGPMGQLLDAEEDGLTLRAFQCFEIEQLMNMGERNLVPVLTYLFHRIEKRLDGSPSLILLDEAWLMLGHPVFRDKIREWLKVLRKTNCAVVLATQSISDAERSGIIDVLKESCPTKICLPNGAAREPGTREFYERIGFNKRQIEIVSSAIPKREYYVATPDGRRLFDMSLGPVALSFVGASGKEDLKRIRALKTEHGQDWPAYWLESRGVHDATSHLNVR encoded by the coding sequence ATGGCAGCGCTGAAACGCTTTCGAACTACCGGTCCGTCCTTCGCTGACCTGGTTCCCTATGCCGGCCTGGTCGACAACGGCGTTCTACTTCTCAAGGACGGCAGTTTGATGGCTGGCTGGTACTTCGCCGGACCGGACGCCGAAAGCGCCACCGACCTCGAACGCAATGAGCTTTCCCGGCAAATCAATGTGATCCTGTCGAGGCTCGGGACAGGCTGGATGATCCAGGTCGAGGCTGTCCGGGTGCCAACGGTCGACTATCCCAGCCCGGACCAGTGCCATTTTCCGGACCCTGTCACCCGCGCGATCGATGCCGAGCGCAGGAGCCATTTTCAGCGCGCGCAGGGGCATTTCGAGAGCAAGCACGCGATCATCCTGACCTACCGACCGCTCGAGTCGAAGAAGACGGCATTTGCCAAATACATCTATTCGGACGAAGAGAGCCGGAAGAAATCCTATGCAGACACGGTCCTGTTCGTATTCCGCAACGCCATCCGGGAAATCGAACAATATCTGGCCAACACGCTGTCGATCGCCCGCATGCAGACGCGCGAGGTTCGCGAGAGGGGAGGGGAGAGGACCGCGCGCTATGACGAGCTTTTCCAGTTTGTCCGCTTTTGCATCACGGGAGAAAGCCATCCGGTTCGCCTGCCTGAAGTTCCGATGTATCTCGACTGGTTAGTCACTGGTGAACTCCAGCATGGACTGACGCCGAAGCTCGAGAACCGGTTCCTCGCTGTCGTTGCGATTGATGGGCTCCCGGCCGAAAGCTGGCCGGGCATCCTCAACAATCTCGACCTGATGCCGCTGACCTACCGATGGTCGTCGCGGTTCATCTTTCTCGATGCCGAAGAGGCCCGCCAGAAGCTCGAACGTACGCGAAAGAAATGGCAGCAGAAGGTTCGCCCCTTCTTCGACCAGCTCTTCCAAACCCAGAGCCGATCGGTCGATCAGGACGCCATGACGATGGTCGCCGAGACCGAGGACGCCATAGCCCAGGCGTCTTCGCAGCTCGTCGCCTACGGCTACTATACCCCTGTGGTTATCCTTTTCGATAAAAACCGTGAAGCCTTGCAGGAAAAGGCAGAAGCTATCCGGCGGTTGCTTCAAGCCGAGGGCTTTGGAGCGCGCGTCGAGACTTTGAATGCGACCGATGCCTTCCTCGGCAGCCTGCCTGGCAACTGGTACGCCAACATCCGTGAACCGCTGATCAACACGAGCAACCTCGCGGACTTGGTCCCCTTGAACTCGGTATGGTCGGGCAACCCGGTGAACCCGTGCCCGTTCTATCCGCCGAACTCGCCGCCGCTGATGCAGGTGGCTTCGGGCTCAACGCCGTTTCGTCTCAATCTGCATGTCGACGATGTCGGGCACACTCTGATCTTCGGTCCGACGGGTTCGGGCAAGTCGACCCTTCTCGCACTGATTGCCGCGCAATTCCGTCGCTACGAGTTCGCGCAGGTCTTTGCCTTCGACAAGGGTAACTCGCTCCTCCCCCTGACGCTTGCTGCCGGCGGCGATCACTACGAGATCGGCAACGACCAATCCGGGGAAGAAAGAGCGCTGGCATTCTGCCCGCTGTTCGATCTCTCGACGGATGGGGATCGGGCCTGGGCCACCGGGTGGCTCGAAATGCTCGTCGCCCTGCAGGGCGTCACCATTACGCCCGACCATCGTAATGCGATCTCACGCCAGATCGGGCTGATGGCGACCGCGCCTGGGAAGTCGCTGTCGGACTTCGTCAGCGGGGTGCAGATGCGCGAGATCAAGGACGCGCTCCATCACTATACCGTCGATGGTCCGATGGGTCAGCTGCTCGACGCGGAAGAGGACGGCCTGACGCTCCGGGCCTTTCAGTGCTTTGAGATCGAGCAGCTGATGAATATGGGCGAGCGTAATCTGGTGCCCGTCCTCACCTATCTCTTCCATCGGATCGAAAAGCGGCTTGATGGTTCTCCGAGCCTGATCCTACTGGATGAGGCATGGCTGATGCTTGGTCACCCGGTGTTCCGCGACAAGATCCGGGAATGGCTGAAGGTGCTGCGCAAAACCAATTGCGCCGTTGTTTTGGCAACCCAATCGATCTCGGATGCCGAGCGGTCCGGCATTATCGACGTGCTGAAAGAATCCTGCCCGACAAAGATCTGCCTGCCGAACGGCGCTGCGCGCGAGCCGGGCACACGCGAGTTCTATGAGCGGATAGGATTCAACAAGCGCCAGATCGAGATCGTCTCGAGCGCCATACCCAAGCGCGAATATTACGTCGCCACGCCAGACGGACGGCGGCTTTTCGACATGTCACTCGGGCCGGTGGCGCTGAGCTTTGTGGGCGCATCCGGAAAGGAAGACCTGAAGCGGATACGCGCGCTGAAGACGGAACACGGCCAGGACTGGCCTGCCTATTGGCTTGAATCGAGAGGAGTTCACGATGCCACGTCGCACCTCAACGTCCGATAG
- the trbB gene encoding P-type conjugative transfer ATPase TrbB → MINSQNRSLPRLVSKLRNALGHQLCAALEDPAVVEIILNPDGRLFIERLGQGMVVAGEMTRSAAETVIGSVAHVLNSEVDDARPIVSGELPIGGHRFEGLLPPVVSGPSFTIRRRASRLIPLEDYVTSKAMTSKHAEIIRSAIASKLNILVAGGTGSGKTTLTNAIIAEIVTSSPGDRLVILEDTAEIQCAAVNAVSLHTSDAVDMSRLLKSTMRLRPDRIIVGEVRDGAALTMLKAWNTGHPGGIATIHSNSARSALQRLEQLTAEASHQPMQAVIGDAVDLIISIERTAKGRRISEILHVTRFAGGQYQTEPYAEESRDAA, encoded by the coding sequence ATGATCAACAGCCAGAACCGCTCGCTGCCGCGACTTGTCAGCAAGCTGCGGAATGCATTGGGACACCAACTGTGCGCCGCACTCGAAGATCCTGCTGTCGTCGAGATCATTTTGAACCCTGATGGGCGTCTGTTCATCGAACGGCTTGGTCAGGGCATGGTTGTGGCAGGCGAGATGACACGCTCTGCCGCGGAAACCGTCATCGGTAGCGTCGCACATGTTCTGAACTCGGAGGTCGATGACGCTCGCCCAATCGTTTCGGGCGAACTGCCAATCGGCGGGCACCGTTTCGAAGGATTATTGCCGCCGGTGGTCTCCGGACCATCTTTCACGATCCGTCGTCGCGCATCGCGTCTCATACCTCTCGAAGACTACGTGACCAGCAAGGCTATGACATCAAAGCATGCGGAGATCATTCGCAGCGCCATTGCCTCGAAGCTCAATATCCTGGTTGCTGGTGGGACGGGCTCGGGCAAGACCACACTCACCAACGCGATCATCGCTGAAATCGTCACAAGCTCACCAGGTGATCGACTTGTCATTCTGGAAGACACCGCCGAAATCCAGTGCGCCGCTGTGAACGCAGTCAGCCTGCACACCAGCGACGCCGTCGACATGTCGCGTCTCCTGAAAAGCACGATGCGCCTTAGACCGGACCGGATCATCGTTGGAGAGGTCCGTGACGGCGCGGCACTCACCATGCTCAAGGCCTGGAACACGGGGCACCCCGGAGGGATCGCAACGATCCACTCCAACAGCGCGCGTTCCGCACTTCAGCGGCTCGAACAACTAACCGCCGAGGCGAGCCATCAGCCGATGCAGGCGGTGATCGGAGATGCAGTCGACCTGATCATCTCGATCGAACGAACGGCAAAGGGCAGGCGGATCAGCGAGATCCTCCACGTCACCCGCTTCGCAGGCGGCCAGTACCAAACGGAACCCTACGCAGAGGAGAGCCGCGATGCCGCATAA
- the repA gene encoding plasmid partitioning protein RepA yields MTNTAKAEIKKTITLRSKITAHAASLSARLQEHQSNIFPPHARKGIRSFTPSEAAKLLGVAEGYLRTAAVGLEKKSAKEGEHEFSPALAGGRRMYSVHDIAAMRAHLDKPARSTGRYVPHRREGEELQVLSIMNFKGGSGKTTTAAHLAQYLALRGYRVLAVDLDPQASLSALFGNQPELDVGPNETIYGAIRYDDERRPIQEIIRGTYIPDLHIIPGNLELMEFEHDTPKALLQRKPDDVLFFARLQAAIQEIRDDYDVVVIDCPPQLGFLTLSALTAATSVLITIHPQMLDVMSMNQFLAMTSALLGEIAEAGAEDSNNWMRYLITRFEPTDGPQNQMVAFLRSMFGEDVLVNPMLKSTAVSDAGITNQTLFEVERSQFTRTTYDRALESMNNVNAEIEGLIKATWGRS; encoded by the coding sequence ATGACGAATACTGCAAAGGCTGAGATCAAAAAGACAATCACGCTGCGCTCGAAGATCACGGCGCATGCGGCATCGCTTTCGGCCAGACTGCAGGAACATCAATCGAATATTTTTCCTCCCCACGCTCGTAAGGGAATTCGATCGTTCACGCCATCGGAAGCCGCAAAACTTCTGGGGGTAGCAGAGGGTTACCTTCGCACCGCCGCGGTTGGACTGGAAAAAAAGTCGGCCAAGGAAGGCGAGCACGAATTCAGCCCGGCACTGGCCGGCGGCCGGCGGATGTATTCCGTTCACGACATCGCAGCCATGCGGGCACATCTGGACAAACCCGCACGTTCGACCGGCCGCTATGTGCCTCATCGGCGCGAGGGCGAGGAACTCCAGGTCCTATCTATCATGAATTTCAAGGGTGGATCGGGCAAGACGACGACGGCTGCCCATCTTGCGCAGTATCTTGCATTGCGTGGCTACCGCGTGCTCGCTGTTGATCTTGACCCACAGGCCAGCCTTTCGGCTCTTTTCGGTAATCAGCCGGAACTCGACGTTGGCCCAAATGAGACAATCTATGGTGCGATCCGATACGATGACGAGCGCCGACCGATCCAGGAGATCATTCGGGGGACTTACATTCCCGATCTTCACATTATTCCAGGCAATCTCGAGCTCATGGAATTTGAGCATGATACGCCCAAGGCTCTGCTCCAGCGCAAGCCAGACGACGTGCTGTTTTTTGCCCGGTTGCAGGCCGCGATCCAGGAGATTCGTGACGACTATGATGTCGTGGTCATTGATTGCCCTCCCCAACTCGGCTTCCTGACACTTTCGGCGCTGACGGCCGCGACATCGGTCCTGATCACTATCCATCCTCAAATGCTGGACGTCATGTCGATGAACCAGTTCCTGGCGATGACAAGTGCACTACTCGGCGAGATCGCTGAAGCAGGTGCTGAGGATAGCAACAACTGGATGCGCTATCTGATCACCCGTTTCGAGCCAACCGACGGACCACAGAACCAGATGGTGGCATTTCTTCGCTCAATGTTCGGCGAGGATGTTCTGGTCAATCCTATGCTGAAGAGCACGGCCGTATCGGATGCGGGAATAACCAACCAGACCCTCTTCGAGGTTGAGCGCAGCCAGTTCACTCGAACGACCTACGACCGGGCTCTGGAATCGATGAACAACGTCAACGCCGAGATCGAGGGTCTGATCAAGGCGACATGGGGTAGATCATGA
- the trbL gene encoding P-type conjugative transfer protein TrbL: MVKRNLERAFLLGGTACLILATPGFAEQGQVLTELENQVSAAAMGWETTIMDAARSLFWILAGIEIGIAAVWLAIQAASLDSWFAELVRRIMFIGFFAFVLTQGPTLARDVVNSLYQIGAGGGSASPAEVFDAGIRVASQVSEQAKFGVFEDNALAIAAVLAMGVVVICFSLVAAIFVAVMVEMYVGLLAGMILLGLGGSSFTKDFAVRYLVYAFGVGMKLMALVMIAKIGSEVLLGLAQAPTADSDQFITTLAIAGISVVVFIISMYVPTIIQGVVQGASVTGGMEALRHGGQTTSFALGAASLAAGAVGTGTAAAQSARAAGSSVAGAALRGIGVGIGSAGKAAGSAAKEKAIGSPGAYAGSIMGLANAKLDQARTGQSGLKMPPERNNT; the protein is encoded by the coding sequence ATGGTGAAGCGAAACCTTGAACGGGCCTTCCTGCTTGGTGGAACGGCCTGCCTGATCCTGGCCACTCCAGGCTTTGCAGAACAGGGGCAGGTTCTTACAGAACTTGAGAACCAGGTTTCTGCTGCCGCGATGGGATGGGAAACGACCATTATGGACGCGGCGAGGTCGCTGTTCTGGATCCTCGCTGGGATCGAGATCGGCATCGCCGCCGTCTGGCTTGCCATACAAGCTGCATCCCTTGATAGCTGGTTCGCCGAACTCGTCCGGCGGATCATGTTTATTGGCTTCTTCGCGTTCGTTCTCACCCAGGGACCAACGCTTGCGAGGGACGTCGTCAACAGTCTCTACCAGATCGGTGCGGGCGGTGGATCCGCCTCACCGGCCGAGGTGTTCGATGCTGGTATTCGGGTCGCATCGCAGGTGTCCGAACAGGCCAAGTTTGGCGTGTTCGAAGACAACGCACTTGCGATCGCCGCCGTCCTTGCCATGGGCGTCGTCGTCATATGCTTTTCGTTGGTTGCGGCAATCTTCGTCGCGGTGATGGTCGAGATGTATGTCGGCCTGCTGGCAGGCATGATCCTGCTTGGTCTTGGCGGTTCATCCTTTACCAAGGATTTTGCCGTCCGCTATCTGGTCTATGCCTTCGGCGTCGGCATGAAGCTTATGGCACTCGTCATGATCGCGAAAATCGGCTCTGAGGTCCTTCTCGGCCTGGCGCAAGCGCCGACAGCGGATAGCGATCAGTTCATCACCACACTGGCCATCGCCGGCATATCCGTGGTCGTATTTATCATCTCCATGTACGTGCCAACGATTATCCAGGGCGTTGTTCAAGGGGCATCGGTCACGGGCGGAATGGAAGCCCTTCGTCACGGTGGGCAGACAACATCTTTTGCGCTTGGTGCTGCATCACTCGCCGCTGGCGCCGTCGGAACCGGCACTGCGGCGGCTCAGTCCGCCCGCGCCGCAGGATCCTCCGTGGCGGGCGCCGCTCTGCGCGGTATCGGCGTCGGGATCGGATCAGCCGGAAAGGCGGCCGGCTCGGCTGCAAAGGAAAAGGCGATCGGCTCACCAGGAGCCTATGCCGGCTCGATCATGGGGCTTGCCAATGCCAAGCTCGATCAGGCCCGCACCGGTCAAAGCGGCCTTAAAATGCCGCCAGAACGAAACAATACGTAG
- the repB gene encoding plasmid partitioning protein RepB: MSRKNLFSSLNGTAKPEQPSAPPPFSRPHLDAAKSKPMVAVTKSLGDLNERSRRANEIERKLAEGLSVVELDAATIEPSFVRDRMPGDVDGLRESIRDQGQQVPILVRPHPDEPGRYQVAFGHRRLRVVTELGLPVKAIVREMTDEQLVIAQGQENNEREDLTFIEKARFAARLKDRFSRETIISAMSVDKADLSRMLSLIESLPAELIDAVGPAPGVGRGGWQQLADLLDKTPALPEALQFAMSDAVQGLPSADRVKAMIAQLKPRRVERGAPGILSTPTGARLALVKDGRGKLEISIDKKATPEFATFVLELLPGLFAEYQAEKLKKKEA, from the coding sequence ATGAGCCGCAAAAATCTTTTCTCCTCGCTCAACGGCACCGCAAAGCCTGAACAGCCTTCCGCGCCACCGCCATTCTCCCGTCCGCATCTCGATGCGGCCAAATCGAAACCGATGGTGGCCGTCACCAAGTCGCTTGGCGATTTGAATGAGCGGAGCCGTCGCGCCAACGAGATTGAGCGCAAACTGGCCGAGGGCCTGTCTGTTGTAGAGCTGGACGCTGCCACGATCGAGCCGTCTTTTGTCCGCGACCGCATGCCGGGCGACGTCGATGGTCTGCGTGAATCCATCCGCGACCAGGGTCAGCAAGTGCCTATTCTTGTCCGGCCCCACCCTGATGAGCCGGGCCGCTATCAGGTCGCCTTCGGCCACCGGCGGCTGCGTGTGGTGACGGAGTTGGGCCTGCCGGTCAAAGCTATCGTCCGCGAAATGACGGATGAACAGCTCGTCATCGCACAGGGCCAGGAAAACAACGAGCGCGAGGACCTGACCTTTATCGAGAAGGCGCGGTTCGCGGCGCGGCTCAAGGATCGTTTCTCGCGTGAAACCATCATTTCGGCCATGTCCGTGGACAAGGCGGATCTTTCGAGGATGTTGAGCCTCATCGAATCCCTGCCGGCGGAGCTCATCGATGCAGTTGGGCCCGCCCCGGGTGTCGGACGAGGTGGTTGGCAGCAGCTCGCCGACTTGCTCGACAAGACCCCTGCCCTTCCGGAAGCGTTGCAATTTGCCATGTCGGACGCGGTCCAGGGCCTACCGTCTGCTGACCGGGTCAAGGCGATGATTGCACAGCTGAAGCCGCGTCGCGTCGAACGCGGCGCACCGGGTATCCTGTCGACGCCGACAGGGGCACGCCTGGCGCTGGTCAAGGATGGCCGCGGCAAGCTTGAAATTTCAATCGACAAGAAGGCCACGCCGGAATTCGCGACTTTCGTGCTCGAACTATTGCCTGGGCTCTTCGCGGAGTATCAGGCGGAGAAACTGAAAAAGAAGGAAGCGTAA
- the trbK gene encoding entry exclusion protein TrbK — MSRPVLIVVVLAIVTAAASGTTFYLVQVNAPASSQMSEEQRITREKFFGKAKELPPIEKGQEIRPRW, encoded by the coding sequence GTGAGCCGCCCGGTCCTGATCGTAGTGGTGCTGGCCATAGTAACTGCGGCGGCTTCCGGCACCACTTTCTATCTCGTTCAGGTGAACGCCCCGGCATCCTCCCAAATGAGCGAAGAGCAACGGATCACCCGCGAGAAATTTTTCGGCAAAGCCAAGGAACTGCCCCCGATCGAAAAAGGTCAGGAGATACGGCCGCGATGGTGA
- the trbJ gene encoding P-type conjugative transfer protein TrbJ yields MPRRTSTSDSWIVATMTAAIALASIASAHAGSATGAATEWTQLANNAQLIDLLKSSGLQVDNQLTQITQLAEQIQNQLKIYENMLQNTAQLPTHIWGEVESDLNRLRSIVDQGRSISFSMGNADDVLQQRFKSYADLKTNLPNAESFSNTYQSWSDTNRDTIGSTLKAASLTADQFDTEEGTMNSLRSMSESADGQMKALQVGHQIASQQVSQMQKLRGLVSQQMTMMGTWLQTEQTDKDLAQARREKFFNADVSTIPSGQKMEPRW; encoded by the coding sequence ATGCCACGTCGCACCTCAACGTCCGATAGCTGGATCGTCGCAACGATGACTGCGGCAATCGCGCTGGCCTCTATTGCTTCCGCCCACGCTGGATCTGCAACGGGCGCTGCCACCGAATGGACGCAGCTTGCCAACAATGCTCAGCTCATCGACCTGCTGAAAAGCTCCGGCCTGCAGGTCGATAATCAGCTGACCCAGATCACCCAACTGGCAGAGCAGATCCAGAACCAGCTTAAAATCTACGAGAACATGCTGCAGAACACGGCCCAGCTCCCTACACATATCTGGGGCGAGGTCGAAAGCGATCTCAACCGTCTGCGCAGCATTGTCGACCAGGGACGAAGCATTTCGTTTTCGATGGGCAATGCAGACGATGTCCTTCAGCAGCGGTTCAAGAGCTATGCGGACCTGAAAACGAACCTGCCCAACGCCGAATCTTTCTCGAACACTTATCAATCTTGGTCGGACACGAACCGGGACACGATCGGCAGCACGCTGAAGGCCGCAAGCCTGACAGCGGATCAGTTCGACACGGAAGAGGGCACGATGAACTCGCTGCGATCCATGTCGGAGTCGGCCGACGGTCAGATGAAGGCGCTTCAGGTCGGACACCAGATCGCATCCCAGCAAGTTTCTCAGATGCAGAAGCTCCGTGGTCTGGTTTCCCAGCAGATGACGATGATGGGCACATGGCTCCAGACGGAGCAGACGGACAAGGATCTTGCCCAGGCCCGGCGTGAGAAATTCTTCAATGCCGACGTTTCCACGATCCCGAGCGGTCAGAAGATGGAGCCACGCTGGTGA
- the repC gene encoding plasmid replication protein RepC: MQTGSVTTPFGRRPMTLALVRRQTQTADIKPGKTVDKWKVFRDASAAIELLGIQSNSLAVLDALLTFHPDNELRQDGQLVVFPSNVQLCLRAHSMAGATLRRHLAVLVDAGLIVRKDSANGKRYARKDGKGEIECAYGFDLSPLLARSEELAHMAQQVMADRAALRKAKESLTICRRDVRKLITAAMDEGAEGDWQGIEDMYVALVGRIPRVAALATIGEILDEMQMLREEVVNRLEVQDFSGKSSTNDAHNEQHIQNSNTESINELEPSSRNEQGAKPSPVRQPNTETLKAFPLGMVLKACPQITDYGDGGAIENWRSMMKAAVVVRSMLGISPSAYQEACEIMGPENAAVAVACILERATMITSAGGYLRDLTRRAARGEFSLGPMIMALIKASGQERLRAG; the protein is encoded by the coding sequence ATGCAGACGGGAAGTGTAACGACGCCCTTTGGGCGGCGACCGATGACGCTTGCGCTGGTGCGCAGGCAGACGCAGACAGCCGATATCAAGCCGGGCAAGACCGTTGATAAGTGGAAGGTATTCAGGGATGCCTCCGCAGCGATCGAATTGCTTGGTATCCAGTCGAACAGCTTGGCTGTTCTCGATGCGCTGCTAACGTTTCATCCAGACAATGAACTCCGGCAGGACGGACAGTTGGTCGTATTCCCATCAAACGTTCAGCTGTGCCTGCGGGCCCATTCGATGGCTGGCGCCACGTTGCGTCGCCATCTCGCCGTGCTGGTCGATGCGGGCTTGATCGTGCGTAAGGATAGCGCCAACGGAAAGCGGTACGCAAGGAAGGACGGCAAAGGGGAGATCGAATGCGCCTACGGTTTCGATCTGTCGCCGCTTCTGGCGCGTTCGGAGGAGTTGGCGCATATGGCCCAGCAAGTCATGGCCGATCGCGCAGCACTCAGGAAGGCGAAAGAGAGCTTGACGATTTGCCGCAGAGACGTCCGCAAGCTGATCACGGCTGCAATGGATGAAGGCGCGGAAGGCGACTGGCAGGGAATTGAGGACATGTACGTCGCACTGGTGGGACGTATCCCTCGTGTTGCAGCACTGGCAACGATCGGAGAAATACTCGACGAGATGCAGATGCTGCGGGAGGAAGTTGTCAATCGGTTGGAAGTTCAGGATTTTTCAGGAAAATCCAGCACCAATGATGCCCATAACGAGCAGCACATACAGAATTCAAATACCGAATCTATAAATGAACTTGAACCAAGCTCTCGAAATGAGCAGGGGGCGAAGCCGAGCCCAGTCCGCCAACCAAACACCGAGACGCTGAAGGCGTTCCCTTTGGGGATGGTGTTGAAGGCATGCCCACAAATCACCGACTATGGGGATGGCGGTGCGATTGAGAACTGGCGCAGCATGATGAAGGCGGCCGTAGTGGTGCGATCTATGCTTGGGATCAGCCCGTCGGCCTACCAGGAGGCCTGCGAAATCATGGGGCCGGAAAACGCTGCGGTGGCTGTGGCCTGCATCCTGGAGCGAGCAACGATGATCACGTCGGCTGGGGGATATCTCCGCGACCTGACCAGACGAGCGGCGCGCGGCGAGTTTTCGTTGGGGCCGATGATCATGGCGCTGATCAAGGCAAGCGGGCAGGAGCGGTTGCGGGCCGGCTAG